A region from the Bos indicus x Bos taurus breed Angus x Brahman F1 hybrid chromosome 9, Bos_hybrid_MaternalHap_v2.0, whole genome shotgun sequence genome encodes:
- the GPR63 gene encoding probable G-protein coupled receptor 63, translating into MVVSAVLTASHTGASNTTFVVYENTYMNITVPPPFQHPGVGPLLRYSVESLAPTGMSSLTVNSTAVSPTPAASKSLNLPLQIILSALMMFILCVSFLGNLVVCLMVYQKAAMRSAINILLASLAFADMLLAVLNMPLALVTILTTRWIFGKFFCRVSAMFFWLFVIEGVAILLIISIDRFLIIVQRQDKLNPYRAKVLIAVSWATSFCVAFPLAVGNPDLQIPSRAPQCVFGYTTDPGYQAYVILISLISFFLPFLVILYSFMGILNTLRHNALRIHSYPEGICLSQASKLGLMSLQRPFQMSIDMGFKTRAFTTILILFAVFIVCWAPFTTYSLVATFSKHFYYQHNFFEISTWLLWLCYLKSALNPLIYYWRIKKFHDACLDMMPKSFKILPRLPGHTRRRIRPSAVYVCGEHRTVV; encoded by the coding sequence ATGGTCGTCTCCGCAGTGTTGACGGCATCCCATACTGGGGCATCCAACACAACGTTTGTAGTTTATGAAAACACCTACATGAATATTACAGTCCCTCCACCATTCCAGCACCCTGGCGTTGGTCCACTGCTTAGATACAGTGTTGAAAGCCTGGCTCCCACTGGGATGAGTTCCTTAACAGTGAATAGTACAGCTGTGTCCCCAACACCAGCAGCTTCCAAGAGCCTCAACCTGCCTCTCCAGATCATCCTTTCTGCTCTAATGATGTttattctgtgtgtgtcttttcttGGCAACTTGGTTGTTTGCCTCATGGTTTACCAAAAAGCTGCCATGCGCTCCGCCATTAACATCCTCCTGGCCAGCCTGGCCTTTGCAGACATGTTGCTTGCAGTGCTGAACATGCCTTTGGCCTTGGTCACTATTCTTACCACCAGATGGATTTTCGGGAAATTCTTCTGTAGGGTATCTGCTATGTTTTTCTGGTTGTTTGTCATAGAGGGAGTAGCCATCCTGCTCATCATTAGCATTGATAGGTTTCTTATTATAGTCCAGAGGCAGGATAAGCTAAATCCATACAGGGCTAAGGTTCTCATTGCAGTTTCTTGGGCAACTTCTTTTTGTGTAGCTTTTCCTTTGGCAGTAGGGAACCCTGACCTGCAGATACCTTCCCGAGCCCCCCAGTGTGTGTTTGGGTACACAACCGATCCGGGTTACCAGGCTTATGTGATTttgatttctctcatttctttcttcctgccctTCCTGGTGATCCTGTATTCCTTTATGGGCATCCTCAATACTCTTCGGCACAATGCCTTGAGGATCCACAGCTACCCTGAAGGTATATGCCTCAGCCAGGCCAGCAAACTGGGTCTCATGAGTCTCCAGAGACCCTTCCAGATGAGCATTGACATGGGCTTTAAAACGCGTGCCTTCACAACCATTTTGATTCTCTTCGCTGTCTTCATCGTCTGCTGGGCCCCATTCACCACTTACAGCCTTGTGGCAACGTTCAGCAAGCACTTTTACTATCAGCACAACTTTTTTGAGATCAGCACCTGGCTACTCTGGCTCTGCTACCTCAAGTCTGCGTTGAACCCACTGATTTACTACTGGAGGATTAAGAAATTCCACGATGCCTGCTTGGACATGATGCCTAAGTCCTTCAAGATTTTGCCGCGGCTCCCTGGTCACACACGGCGACGGATACGCCCCAGTGCTGTCTATGTGTGTGGGGAACATCGGACGGTGGTGTGA